One Candidatus Krumholzibacteriia bacterium genomic window carries:
- a CDS encoding OsmC family protein: MPAILRTATGTWHGDLKSGKGSIGATSGVLKDTPFTFATRFENARGTNPEELIAAAHAACFSMAFSNYLSQQGHVPDTISTKATITLEDGRIHTMHLETRGKVAGLDNETFKRLAEDAEKKCPVSNLLRPGLTIELDAALM, from the coding sequence ATGCCAGCGATTCTGCGCACCGCCACGGGCACGTGGCATGGTGATCTCAAGAGTGGAAAGGGCTCGATCGGCGCGACCAGCGGCGTCCTCAAGGACACCCCCTTCACCTTTGCGACGCGCTTCGAGAATGCCCGCGGCACCAACCCCGAGGAGCTCATTGCGGCCGCACACGCGGCCTGCTTCAGCATGGCGTTCTCGAACTACCTGAGCCAGCAGGGTCACGTGCCCGACACCATTTCCACCAAGGCCACCATCACCCTGGAGGACGGGCGCATTCACACCATGCACCTTGAGACCCGCGGCAAGGTTGCGGGGCTCGACAACGAGACCTTCAAACGGCTGGCGGAGGACGCGGAGAAGAAGTGCCCGGTGTCCAATCTGCTGCGCCCCGGTCTTACCATTGAACTCGACGCCGCGCTGATGTAA